The following are from one region of the Pocillopora verrucosa isolate sample1 chromosome 3, ASM3666991v2, whole genome shotgun sequence genome:
- the LOC131790857 gene encoding LOW QUALITY PROTEIN: NEDD8 (The sequence of the model RefSeq protein was modified relative to this genomic sequence to represent the inferred CDS: deleted 1 base in 1 codon) — MLIKVKTLTGKEIEIDIEPTDKVERIKERVEEKEGIPPPQQRLIFSGKQMNDDKTAADYKIPGGSVLHIVLALRGGLL; from the exons ATGCTTATCAAAGTGAAG ACTTTAACAGGAAAAGAG ATTGAGATTGACATTGAGCCTACAGACAAG GttgaaagaataaaagagagagttgaagaaaaggaaggaaTCCCTCCTCCACAGCAAAG GTTAATATTTAGTGGAAAGCAAAT GAATGATGAC AAAACTGCAGCAGATTACAAGATCCCGGGTGGATCTGTTCTTCATATTGTACTGGCCTTAAGAGGAGGGCTGTTGTAA